From Triticum urartu cultivar G1812 chromosome 2, Tu2.1, whole genome shotgun sequence, a single genomic window includes:
- the LOC125535293 gene encoding uncharacterized protein LOC125535293 yields MKPFLSPSLDLRRRLTSLDLRSALPLRHIKGRRWDWGASGCGARAACGGRGPAGRRRGDTPVGYQRRQRLSACFFSRWFIANSLLLIEEEKHIWWMMSIMLLQVTSKDSYNNSGACIVLSPPDFATVISIVFKM; encoded by the exons ATGAAACCCTTCCTGTCTCCCTCTCTCGATCTGCGCCGCCGGCTCACTTCCCTCGATCTGCGCTCGGCTCTTCCACTGCGGCACATCAAGGGAAGAAGATGGGATTGGGGGGCGAGCGGCTGCGGAGCGCGGGCGGCCTGCGGCGGGCGAGGGCCTGCGGGGCGGCGAAGAGGGGATACTCCGGTGGGCTACCAGCGGCGACAGAGGCTTAGCGCCTGCTTCTTCTCCAGATG GTTCATCGCCAACTCACTGCTGCTCATAGAG GAAGAGAAACATATATGGTGGATGATGTCTATCATGCTTTTGCAGGTA ACTTCCAAGGACAGTTACAACAATTCTGGAGCATGTATTGTCCTCAGTCCTCCTGATTTTGCTACCGTCATTTCCATAGTATTCAAGATGTAA